A region from the Paenibacillus humicola genome encodes:
- a CDS encoding acyltransferase — MRKLERYPVEGANALWQVYRTVSPLKAVRNFICIQIARYCPLLPVKNWIYRRLLGMKVGRQTAFALMVMVDVFFPERIRVGDNSIIGYNTTILTHEYLIHEYRLGDVTIGSNVMIGANSTLLPGVTIGDGAVIAAGSVVHKDVPAGAFMGGNPLREIARRGSDD, encoded by the coding sequence GTGCGGAAATTGGAGCGTTACCCGGTCGAGGGGGCGAACGCCCTGTGGCAAGTTTACCGGACCGTCAGCCCGCTGAAGGCGGTGCGAAATTTCATCTGCATCCAAATTGCGCGGTACTGCCCGTTGCTGCCGGTGAAGAACTGGATATACCGCCGCCTGCTCGGAATGAAGGTGGGCCGGCAAACCGCTTTTGCGCTGATGGTGATGGTCGATGTCTTTTTTCCGGAACGGATTCGGGTCGGGGATAACTCGATCATCGGATACAATACGACGATTTTAACGCATGAATATTTAATCCACGAGTATCGGCTTGGCGACGTGACGATCGGCTCCAATGTGATGATCGGCGCGAATTCGACCCTGCTTCCCGGCGTGACGATCGGGGACGGGGCCGTCATCGCCGCGGGCTCTGTCGTGCACAAGGACGTTCCGGCAGGCGCGTTCATGGGAGGTAATCCGCTGCGGGAAATTGCAAGGCGCGGAAGCGATGATTAA